Proteins encoded by one window of Methanothermobacter sp. K4:
- a CDS encoding 2TM domain-containing protein, whose protein sequence is MQDDEYERARKRVEELKGFYIHLSVFVIVNFTLFLINLLSSPGIWWFYWITVFWGIGVIWHAFGVFIGDRLLGKEWEERKIKEYMEKKKK, encoded by the coding sequence ATGCAGGACGATGAATACGAAAGAGCCCGGAAGAGAGTAGAGGAACTTAAGGGATTTTACATACACCTATCTGTTTTTGTAATAGTTAACTTCACCCTTTTCCTCATAAACCTTCTTTCAAGCCCGGGTATATGGTGGTTCTACTGGATAACAGTCTTCTGGGGAATAGGAGTCATATGGCACGCCTTCGGTGTCTTTATTGGCGACAGGCTTCTTGGTAAGGAATGGGAAGAGAGGAAAATAAAGGAATACATGGAAAAGAAAAAGAAGTGA
- a CDS encoding phosphate uptake regulator PhoU produces the protein MKNKTKNATLKSIIDVILYENPSTQDEIAERLGITRRYVTKLLQPLIKEGVVRRAYIVDIKKFEEFPELFGEEITSREYAGSFFIKEILRDMAQHVCKQLRKSFRSLEEYDEDLANEALKMDYITNTMHEKVRSSVDTAIAMNPYSEFSKTMAFTEIAYDLERIGDHSAIIANFAVKESYEVDPAMMEYLREMFSIAVEMVNTAMEAFLNEKLELKAKLMSLEDDIHRVQKNALNCVATQMAETPFEDKERSTYYISLSRVVKTFERIADISIEIFDTAGEYYRNIPRTTTPERFRRREREGM, from the coding sequence ATGAAAAATAAAACAAAAAATGCAACACTCAAGTCAATCATAGATGTTATACTCTATGAGAACCCATCCACACAGGATGAGATTGCAGAAAGACTTGGAATAACAAGACGGTATGTTACCAAACTCCTCCAGCCCTTAATAAAGGAGGGTGTTGTGAGAAGGGCCTACATTGTGGATATAAAGAAATTTGAGGAATTTCCAGAGCTTTTTGGTGAGGAGATCACATCCAGGGAATACGCAGGAAGCTTTTTTATCAAGGAGATACTCAGGGACATGGCACAGCATGTCTGCAAACAGCTCAGGAAGTCATTCAGGTCCCTTGAGGAATACGATGAGGACCTTGCAAATGAGGCCCTGAAGATGGACTACATAACGAACACCATGCACGAGAAGGTGAGGTCCTCTGTTGACACTGCAATAGCGATGAATCCCTACTCTGAGTTCAGCAAGACAATGGCATTCACAGAGATTGCCTATGACCTTGAAAGGATAGGTGATCACTCTGCAATAATAGCAAACTTCGCAGTTAAGGAGTCCTATGAGGTTGACCCTGCGATGATGGAGTACCTCCGGGAGATGTTTTCAATTGCTGTTGAGATGGTGAATACAGCAATGGAAGCATTCCTCAACGAGAAACTTGAACTCAAGGCAAAGCTCATGTCCCTTGAGGATGATATTCACAGGGTCCAGAAGAACGCCCTTAACTGTGTGGCCACACAGATGGCTGAAACACCATTTGAGGATAAGGAACGCTCAACCTATTACATATCCCTTTCAAGGGTTGTGAAGACCTTTGAGAGAATAGCGGATATTTCAATTGAGATATTTGATACTGCAGGGGAATATTACAGGAATATACCGCGGACAACAACGCCTGAGCGTTTCAGGAGGCGTGAGAGGGAGGGTATGTGA